CAGAACGCCGTCGCCTTGAGGAACTGACAGATATCGCCTACCTCGATCCCCTCACAGGGTTGCTCAACCGCCGCTCCGGCTGGATGCGCCTGGCTGAACTGGCGGACGCCTGGCAGAGCGACCCTCAACGCCTCGCCGTCGTGATGCTGGACCTCGATCACTTCAAAGCGATCAATGACGCGGGCGGACACGACCATGGCGACGCGATCCTGAAAGCGATCGCAGCGACGCTGATGGCGACTGTGCGGCATCAGGACGTGGTCATTCGCTGGGGGGGTGAAGAATTTCTGGTGATCCTGGTCAGCACAGGACACGAACCGGGGGACGCCCAGCACATCACCGAGCGCCTGCTGGAGGCGGTACGGACCCTCCAGCTTCCAGGCACGGTGAAGGTGACCATGAGCGCAGGGATCGCGACGCTGAAAGAATCGAGGAGCCTGAAAGGCGTCATTGCGCTGGCCGACTTGCGGCTGTATGAAGCCAAGGCAAGTGGGCGAGACCGAACTGTCTCCGTTGGGCCACAACGGCCCGAGCATGTCGTGCTTGCTCCTCCTTCTTAAGGAGCGTTGCGTAAAAACAGAACGACCTCACTCGACGCTGAAAAGCGTTCACACGTCGTACCAAACCCCCCAGCGGCCGTTCAGGTTCAGTGTCTGAACCTGAACGGCCGCTGGGGTGAGGAGGTGAAGCCCAATGACTTCAGTGGAGGCTTTCCCGGTTCAGTTGGTCCGCACCACGCTGACCTCGACGCGGCCACTGGTGTTCTTGATGTTCAGCACGGCCTTGCCCATATCGCCCGAAAAGTGCGCGATGGCCGAGGTTCCGGTGATGGTCTGATCGTCCTGAGCGTAGCCCATATTGACGAGTTGCCCGCTGTAGTACTTCAGCAGCGTCTCGACCTGGGTATCCGAGTGGAATACGTAGCCCGCACCGTTTTGCACAGTCACAGGGCGTGCGTACGTGGCCCCGGTGTACGGCTGAAGTGTGATCGTGGTCGTCTGCGTGGTGGTCGTGGTCGTCGTGCTGGTATTCGTATTGGTCGCAGCTGGTGTCGCGGCTGTCTGCGTATCGGGCTTGGCAACGACGTTGATGAAGGCCACGTCACTCGACCAGGTCTTCTGAGGAACCGGGCTCACCACAATCGAGAGGGCCTGCGCCAGTTGCTGCTGGCCCTTGACTTTGACGGCAGCGAACTTCTCGTTGGATTTATACGCTGAGAGCGTTGCCAGATCGAGTTTGGTGGTACTTGCAATCGCCAGCACCTTGGTAATACCGAGCGAACCGGCGACATTATAGGTAAATGTATCGTTGGTGCCCGGGAACGACTTGACGACCCCAGCCTTGATAAAGTTCGCACCGCTGTTGTACGCATTCGGAAGAATCTGATCGATGCTGCCGTCTGCCTCGACGCTGAACAGATACACGTAAGCATCCTGATCGACCGAGACAAACAGCCGAATCTTGTCACCGGTCACGTAATCCGGCGTCTTTTTTCCAGTAGGATCACGGTCAGTCCACACACTCACCTGAGCGTCAGCTTTCACCGGATTGACAATGATGCTCTGCGCTGTAATTTTCGGGGCTGCCGCTGCAACAGAGAGGCCCAGTGCCAGAGAAAGAGGAAGGAGTGATTTCATAGGGGCACCGTACTGCCTGTTCCTGACTCGGAACTACGAAGGTTCTCAGGATATGTTTATGTACGCCACAGACGATTGAGAGCTGTTGTACAGCGGAGTTGGCCTTGAGATGACCTGCTGAGGCCACAGAACCGTCCGAATGCTGCGCGTTACGAGAAGAATCGGTATCGGTGCGCGATGTGTGAACATGGGCTTCATTGCTTCTTGCATCCCATGACCTGAGAACTCAAGCTGGGGACGATTGCCACCATAAGTGAGCTGCGTGTCGGCACTGGCGCATGCCCAGGCCCGGGAGGGAAGACAGACCAGCCGAAGCCAGAACGGTGATAGAGCATCCGCGTGAATCAACAACGGTGGCAGTCTGGTTTCCGGGTCAGTCATGGTTGATCAGCTTCTCCAGACAGCAGAGGCAACTGCCCGTGTCGGCTCCCGGTGCTGCCACGGTTCAATCACTTCGGGGCACGGTCGTCCTGCTGAGTCCCATGCACGCGACCAGCACGGCATGGGGAACCGTCAGAGCCGCAATCAACGCCAGGTAGAGAGCAGTGAACGTCTCGACACTCAGCAGGCGCGGAGCTGCCCAGCACGCCACCGCCAGCAGCAGACCCAGCGCCACCACCGTGATGGGCAGCAGCTCGGCCACCAGACGAAGTACCCGGGATGTTCCGCGAGCCTTGCGGGTGTCAGGCATGTCCAGCAAACGTTGGAGATGCCTCCAGGCGTGCCACATCGAGAAGTACGCGCCGATGGACAGGGGCGCTGGAACAAGCGAGAAGACCAGCAGCAGCACGCCCGTTTCGGTCAGTTCCAGCGCTGGTCGACGACTCGATACCAGGACGTCCCAGACATAGGCGATCAGCAGGCCCAGAAACACGGCCGTCAACCCCAACCCAACGCCCGGTGGCAGCAACGGGCCGACTGGACCGGAACGGCCAACGACTCGATCGATGCCAGCGGCGAGCCGTGCGAACCAGTCGGGAAACACCAGCAGGGGCAGCAGGATCGGGAGGCTGCCGCGTGTCAGCAGGGTCAGCGGCGCGCTCCAGAACCCCGCCCTGCGTCGCCCCTGAAAGACTTCCAGGTGGTACAGATCTCCCTGCCCCCAGTGCAGCAGCGAAAGCAGCAGAAACCCCCAGAAGATGACGTGCGGCGCTAACCACCACACGCTGAATGTCAGCGCGGCACCCAACGCGTAGGCAGTGATGTACCCGCCAATGCCCCACGCGGTCTGCGCCCACCCCCACCCCAGGCGAATCGGCAGCCGGTGATCCAGGGCCCCGTGAGGAATACCGAACAGCACGGTGCTGACCAGCAGCGGCACATACACGGCCCGTTCAAGCACCCCTGGCGCTACGTTCCATACGACCAGCAGCAGGAGCAGACTCACGACCGGCACGCCTTCGGCAGCCTTCAGCCGAAGGGGGAACGTACCGAGCGGAGGACGACCAGGGAGGCTGGGAGTGGCTTTCATCTGCTGCTCTCCTGTGTCGCCCAGCTGAAAAAGGCGCGACCTGCCCGGTACAGCTGGCCTGCCTGCGTGGCAGGCAGGCTCAATCGGCGGCGCTGGACTTGAGACCTGCGACCACAGGCGGCGTGGAAATCAGATCGTCATCCTCACTCAGTCCCAGATCCTGGCGCGTTTTGGTGATCGCGATGGCATAGGCCAGCAATCCGAAGATCGGCTTTGCCAGCACGTCAGCGATGGTATAGCCGATCTGCACGCCAATCACCGCGTCACCGCCGGTAATGCCGAGCATCGGCAACGCGTAGGCGACCGGGTACACGCCCCACGAGAACAACAGCAGCAGCTTCATATTGCGCGAGTACAGCTGCACTTTCGGCTTCTGGCGGGCAGCGGCGCGGCCCAGTTCACCCCACAGCAGCCAGAGAATGTACACGAACGGTACGGTGCTGGCCAGACCCCACCAGAACCGGGCGGTCAGTGAACCGATTTCTCCTGGGTATCCCAGGGCGATCATCAGCGCGGACGCGATCACCATCCGCCAGATCAGGCTGCGGCTCTGAACGGCGGGCAAGGCCAGGACCGCCACGGTTTCAAGCAGCAGCAGCGGTACGGTAAGCAGCCAGTCGACGTAACGGTAGGCGTCGTTGAAGGGGTGGCTGCTGAAGACGTAGGCACCGTCTTTCAGGGTATACGCTGCGTCCCAGCTGTTGAAGATTCGCAGGTAGTGATAGCCGGCAATACTGACAACCAGGCCAGACACCAGCATGGCGATCCGGTATTTCGGGCCAACCTCCGAGCGGGAAACGAAGAAAAAGATCGCGGCGGCTCCCATCGCCGCGATGGCAAAGGAGAAGAAGTTGTACACCGTCGAGAACTGGCCCGACGTCAGGGTGGCGGGCGCTACATTCTGGGCCAGTCCAAGGCCAGAAAGTAGCACCAGCAGGGGCGCGATACGAACAAGGATCACGAGGTCTCCTCGCAGACTCAAGGCAGCTCAGAGAGCGCCCGGAGCGAACGCTTCGCTTCAGGACTCTGTTTCCTTTCAGTCTTGCGTGTTCATGGTAGGAAGATAAGGAAGCGTTCATATCGTCTGTTCATACAATGTTCATTTAAATGAATCGGAACGTACACAAAAAGTGTATTGAGCCATTCGTTTATCTTTGATGGGCATCCGTTTTTTACTGAGGCCTGTTCTTTTAGTTGGAAGGACAGCCAGAAAGTCATTGGCGGGACGTACAGGCGGCACGACTCGACCAGCCCGCCTGAGCCGTCAGCGTGCCGCGCTGCTTTTGGGATGAGCACCACCGAACTCGGTCCCGAGCATCGCGTGATCAAGGGCCTGCCAGATCAGTTCGTCTGGCAACAGGTTTCTCTCAGCTGGGGCACCCGCACAATCCCATTACCTTCAACCCCTGCATCTACGGGTGTATTCGCCACCTTCGCCTTCCTCTGGGTCAGCAGTCACTTCGGCGTTGACACCGGTTGCCTGCTCACAGCTCGGCCTCCGGCTGTCTGGGGAGCGTGAAGCTGAAGGTGGCCCCGCCGTCGCCCTGACTTTCCGCAAACACCCGCCCGCCGTGTTTCAGCACGATACGCCGAACGGTCGCCAGTCCAACACCGGTGCCCTGGAAGTCGCGCTCATGGTGCAGGCGCTGGAAAATCCCGAAGAGCTTTGTGGCGTAGGCGGGATCGAAGCCCACGCCGTTATCCTGCACATGAATCGCCCATTCTGCCGGATGTTCGTCTGCCCAGATGGTCACCACCGACTGCTCGCGCTTGGCCGAGTATTTCACCGCGTTGCTCAGCAGATTGGTCAGCACCTGTTGCAGCATGGCCGGATCGCCATACACGTGCGGCAGCGTTCCGATGTTCCATGTCACTGGACGCGCCGCGAACTCCAGCGCCACGTCTCGCCGGGCCTGCATGACCAGCGCCGTCAGATCGACCGACCGCAGCTGCAGTTCCTGACGCCCTGAGCGCGACAGCACCAGCATGCCGTCGATCAGGGAGGTCATGCGGCCTGCGGCCTGCCGGATGATTTCCAGGTACTCATCAGCCTTGTCGTACCGGGCAGTTGCCAGAGCCTTCTGGGTCAGCTCGGCGAAGCCCATCACGTGCCGCACGGGTGTCCGCAGGTCATGCGAGGCCGAGTAGGTGAACGCTTCGAGTTCATCATTGACGGCCTGGAGTTCCTGAGAACGCAGATCCAGAGCGTCCCGCTGCTGCAGCAGCTGCACGTTCGTTCTGGAGCGTTCGAGCGCAATCCCCAGACTCCGCGCCGCTGTCTCCAGCACGGCGCACTCCGACGACGACCATGCCCGCGCCTGATAGAACCCGAACACCAGCACTCCGTATACGGCATTGCCCACGAGGATGGGCAGGGCCGCCGTGGCCTGAATCGCTGTGAATTCCTCGCGTGCCACCTTGGTCGTGGCCGAATCAAAGAGATTCTGATAGTACGGCTGGCGGGTTTCGTAAGGGCGTTCGATGTTCAGGATGCTGCCCCGGTCAAGCCCGCCCTGAAGCTTCTCAAGCAGCGCCGGATCACGAAATTCGCCCCGGTGCGACCGCAGATGCCACAACTCGCTGTGAAGCTCGTAATACGTGCTGACGCCCTGAGGCAGCAGCGACAGGATCAGTTCCTGGGCGCGGCCCACCAGCCGCAGCGGATCGTGTTCCAGCGTAAAATCGCGCGACAGGACAGCAAACGCCTCAAGCGCCTGGGCACGCACTGCCAGCTCGCTGTGCTGCTCTTTCAGCGTCTCGGACTGGCGGGCACGGTTGAGCGCCAGTCCGAGGGTGGTAGACGCACGCCGCAGGATTTCCTGTTCTGTGGACTGCCAGCCACCCGTGGACAGAGGCCGCCAGATCACCAGAAATCCGCCGATCCTGCCGCCCGGAAGCCAGATCGGTTCAGCGCCCACCGCGAGCGCAGGGAAAGACGACACGGCGTCCGGATCGAGCCAGTAATTGTCGAGGTACAGGCCACGCCCTTCCTGAAGCACCCGGCGAAGCAGCGGCGTCTCCTGAAGACTCAGACCCGGCTGAAGCATATGATCGGCAATCGTCGCGGGCGTGTCTCCCCAGAGAATCGGCGGCAGCATTTTCTGCCCGTCCAGATACACCACCAGCATGCTCAGGGCTTTCAGGGTCGGCCCGAGCTGCGAGAGCGCGAAGGTGGCGATCTCATCGGGGCGTGTCGCCCGCTGGAGCACGTCACCGAGGGCGGCCAGCAGTTCGGCGTTCTGCCGGGCCGCTTCATACGCCCGCGTGACCTGATCGATCCGGGCTTCGAATGTTCGCAGCAGTTGAGCACGCCCCACTGCCAGCGCACACTGGGCAGCGAGGATGTGCAGGAAGCGCTTCTCTTCGAGGGTAAAGGTGTGCGGCTCTTTGAAGTCCAGCAGGAGCGTACCGAGGGGGCGTTCGTCCAGAAACATCGGCAGCAGGGCGCTGGCAACCGGGACGCCGCCGATGCGGGCATTCAGTTCGGGAAAGGTGGCAATCAGGGCGTCCTGGTGCTCGAAAAACATCGGTTGCTGCCGCTCCAGCACCGCGCCACGCGTACGGCTGTCGAGCGGGCCACCGTGCCACAGATGCTGCGCCTGCGCTTCGTATCCCCGCGTCGCGGCCACCACCAGACTTCTGCCTGTCTCATCGGCCAGCAGCACCGCCCCGGCCACCGCGTTCAGCGCACTCACTGCCGATTCCAGCACAGTCCTGAACACAGCTTCCTGATCGGTGGTGGCCGCCAGCGCTTCGGTCACCCGCTGGAGAGAGCCACTGAGAGGCGGAAGGGCAGACGAGCCCACGTCGGGCGGTTCGGACATGCTTCAAGATACTGTGCGGGTTCCGAGTGTCCTATCAGCAAGGTTGCCTTTGCCCACATACTGATTTGCGAGGCTTCATCCTGCATGTCCTGCCCTCGGACACGCAGCAGTCGGGGTTCTGCGTCCTGTCGCCTTGCCACCAGCGCCGCTGTCCCGGTCACGCCCCAGTCACCCCTCTGCTGCTGAGATGCACCCATGACGACCTGTTCCCGTACCCGGCCCGCCCTGCTCGCCGCCTCGCTGCTCTTCGCCTCCAGCCCAGCCGTTCACGCCACGCCAACGTCGGGTGCGGGCGCGGCCTTCACCCCCCTGTGGGCGCACTCCATCGGCTCGGGTGCAGACGACACCGTGCGTGGCCTCGCCCGCGATTCGCAGGGCAACGTCATTGTTGCCGGCTCGGTGGGCGGCGACTTCTTCGGAGTGCCCGTGGGACGCGGAGGCTACGTGCAGAAGCTCTCGGAGTCCGGCAAGGTACTGTGGACGGCCAGGGTCGGAACGGCGCAGGACGACGACCTCTTTGGCCTGACGACCGACGCGGCGGGCAACATCTACGTGGCGGGCCGCACGGCAGGCGAGTTCCTGCCCGGACAGTCGGCTGGCAGCGACGATGCGTTCGTGGCGAAGCTCACCCCCGCAGGGAAGATCGTGTGGGTAAAGCAGTTCGGTACCCCCGATGACGACGACGCCCACGCGGTCGCCCTGGGTCCGGACGGTTCGATCTATGTGATGGGGCAGACGAGGGGAACCCTGCCGCACAACACCGCCGGGGGTGGACTGGACACCTTCGTGGCCCGGCTCTCGGGGACCGGCGAGGTGCAGTGGATGCAGCAGTTCGGTGACGAATACAACGAGTACGCAACCGGCGTCGCCGCAGACGGCTCGGGCCACGTGTACATCGCCGGAACCACCGTCACCGACCGGCTGGGTGCCTCGAACGGATTTGTGATTCAGCTCGGCGTGGACGGCCACCCGACCTGGGCGAAGCAGTACGGTACACGTGGGCAGACCTCCGTGAATGCCCTCGCGGTCCGGGGAAACACGGTGGCCCTCGTGGGAGACACGACCGGCACGCTGCCCGGAGCGCAGGCGAGCGGCGACGGCTCAGACCTCGACGCCTTTGTCATGGACGTGAGCGCAGACGGAGCGATGAGGTGGATTCGCCAGTTCGGCTCGGCAGACCGGGACGGCGCTCTGGGCGTCAGCCTCGCTGCGGACGACACCGTGACCGTCACAGGGTACGTGAGCGGCCCCGTGTTCGACCAGAAGACCCAGGGTGAAGACGACGTGTTCGTCAGCCAGTACTCTGCGAAAGGAGAGCGGCGCTGGACGCGGACCTTCGGCACTCCACGGTCCGACCTCGGATATATGGTCCTGACCGCGAACGACGACCTTTTCGTGGCAGGCACCTCAGACGGCCCCATCACGGGAAAGCCCGTTGCCGGGGCAGGAGACGCCTTCGTGGTCCGTCTTCCCCTGAAGGCCAGCCCAGCACACTGACAGTGGGGTGCGGTACCCCGGATAGGGTGGCCGGATC
The Deinococcus ruber DNA segment above includes these coding regions:
- a CDS encoding GGDEF domain-containing protein; translated protein: MMRRSDDRERWMIVGLALLVEVIQILLAVLLSLDPQQHARVRPAEFGVGIGLAFVLLALWPGLQLQVVRQAGVGILLLWFGMNTLHVIITHRAITSGLLLHLVLVALFAFTWTPARWATGLITAAYALLIGANTVSQTQDPVGVILIGPVLLLIWYLAQHGWTIRTERRRLEELTDIAYLDPLTGLLNRRSGWMRLAELADAWQSDPQRLAVVMLDLDHFKAINDAGGHDHGDAILKAIAATLMATVRHQDVVIRWGGEEFLVILVSTGHEPGDAQHITERLLEAVRTLQLPGTVKVTMSAGIATLKESRSLKGVIALADLRLYEAKASGRDRTVSVGPQRPEHVVLAPPS
- a CDS encoding DUF4384 domain-containing protein, which translates into the protein MKSLLPLSLALGLSVAAAAPKITAQSIIVNPVKADAQVSVWTDRDPTGKKTPDYVTGDKIRLFVSVDQDAYVYLFSVEADGSIDQILPNAYNSGANFIKAGVVKSFPGTNDTFTYNVAGSLGITKVLAIASTTKLDLATLSAYKSNEKFAAVKVKGQQQLAQALSIVVSPVPQKTWSSDVAFINVVAKPDTQTAATPAATNTNTSTTTTTTTQTTTITLQPYTGATYARPVTVQNGAGYVFHSDTQVETLLKYYSGQLVNMGYAQDDQTITGTSAIAHFSGDMGKAVLNIKNTSGRVEVSVVRTN
- a CDS encoding Brp/Blh family beta-carotene 15,15'-dioxygenase, yielding MKATPSLPGRPPLGTFPLRLKAAEGVPVVSLLLLLVVWNVAPGVLERAVYVPLLVSTVLFGIPHGALDHRLPIRLGWGWAQTAWGIGGYITAYALGAALTFSVWWLAPHVIFWGFLLLSLLHWGQGDLYHLEVFQGRRRAGFWSAPLTLLTRGSLPILLPLLVFPDWFARLAAGIDRVVGRSGPVGPLLPPGVGLGLTAVFLGLLIAYVWDVLVSSRRPALELTETGVLLLVFSLVPAPLSIGAYFSMWHAWRHLQRLLDMPDTRKARGTSRVLRLVAELLPITVVALGLLLAVACWAAPRLLSVETFTALYLALIAALTVPHAVLVACMGLSRTTVPRSD
- a CDS encoding bacteriorhodopsin-like, which translates into the protein MILVRIAPLLVLLSGLGLAQNVAPATLTSGQFSTVYNFFSFAIAAMGAAAIFFFVSRSEVGPKYRIAMLVSGLVVSIAGYHYLRIFNSWDAAYTLKDGAYVFSSHPFNDAYRYVDWLLTVPLLLLETVAVLALPAVQSRSLIWRMVIASALMIALGYPGEIGSLTARFWWGLASTVPFVYILWLLWGELGRAAARQKPKVQLYSRNMKLLLLFSWGVYPVAYALPMLGITGGDAVIGVQIGYTIADVLAKPIFGLLAYAIAITKTRQDLGLSEDDDLISTPPVVAGLKSSAAD
- a CDS encoding GAF domain-containing protein; translation: MSEPPDVGSSALPPLSGSLQRVTEALAATTDQEAVFRTVLESAVSALNAVAGAVLLADETGRSLVVAATRGYEAQAQHLWHGGPLDSRTRGAVLERQQPMFFEHQDALIATFPELNARIGGVPVASALLPMFLDERPLGTLLLDFKEPHTFTLEEKRFLHILAAQCALAVGRAQLLRTFEARIDQVTRAYEAARQNAELLAALGDVLQRATRPDEIATFALSQLGPTLKALSMLVVYLDGQKMLPPILWGDTPATIADHMLQPGLSLQETPLLRRVLQEGRGLYLDNYWLDPDAVSSFPALAVGAEPIWLPGGRIGGFLVIWRPLSTGGWQSTEQEILRRASTTLGLALNRARQSETLKEQHSELAVRAQALEAFAVLSRDFTLEHDPLRLVGRAQELILSLLPQGVSTYYELHSELWHLRSHRGEFRDPALLEKLQGGLDRGSILNIERPYETRQPYYQNLFDSATTKVAREEFTAIQATAALPILVGNAVYGVLVFGFYQARAWSSSECAVLETAARSLGIALERSRTNVQLLQQRDALDLRSQELQAVNDELEAFTYSASHDLRTPVRHVMGFAELTQKALATARYDKADEYLEIIRQAAGRMTSLIDGMLVLSRSGRQELQLRSVDLTALVMQARRDVALEFAARPVTWNIGTLPHVYGDPAMLQQVLTNLLSNAVKYSAKREQSVVTIWADEHPAEWAIHVQDNGVGFDPAYATKLFGIFQRLHHERDFQGTGVGLATVRRIVLKHGGRVFAESQGDGGATFSFTLPRQPEAEL
- a CDS encoding SBBP repeat-containing protein — protein: MTTCSRTRPALLAASLLFASSPAVHATPTSGAGAAFTPLWAHSIGSGADDTVRGLARDSQGNVIVAGSVGGDFFGVPVGRGGYVQKLSESGKVLWTARVGTAQDDDLFGLTTDAAGNIYVAGRTAGEFLPGQSAGSDDAFVAKLTPAGKIVWVKQFGTPDDDDAHAVALGPDGSIYVMGQTRGTLPHNTAGGGLDTFVARLSGTGEVQWMQQFGDEYNEYATGVAADGSGHVYIAGTTVTDRLGASNGFVIQLGVDGHPTWAKQYGTRGQTSVNALAVRGNTVALVGDTTGTLPGAQASGDGSDLDAFVMDVSADGAMRWIRQFGSADRDGALGVSLAADDTVTVTGYVSGPVFDQKTQGEDDVFVSQYSAKGERRWTRTFGTPRSDLGYMVLTANDDLFVAGTSDGPITGKPVAGAGDAFVVRLPLKASPAH